The Fructilactobacillus ixorae genome has a window encoding:
- the trxA gene encoding thioredoxin encodes MVHEITDATFAEETATGTVVIDFWAPWCGPCKMQSPVIEELANEETGIKFCKMNVDDNQQTAGHFGIMSIPTLLIMQDGQVVDQVVGYHPKAQLQKTLANYTA; translated from the coding sequence ATGGTACATGAAATTACAGATGCAACTTTTGCAGAAGAAACGGCAACTGGAACGGTCGTAATTGATTTTTGGGCACCATGGTGTGGTCCATGTAAAATGCAAAGTCCAGTGATTGAAGAACTGGCAAACGAAGAAACGGGAATCAAGTTCTGCAAGATGAACGTTGACGACAACCAACAAACTGCTGGTCACTTTGGAATCATGAGTATCCCGACCTTGTTAATCATGCAAGACGGACAAGTGGTTGACCAAGTGGTTGGTTACCACCCCAAGGCACAATTACAAAAGACGTTGGCTAACTACACGGCCTAA
- a CDS encoding APC family permease: MKNIFKKMNEKVDFRFYANKDQKLEKTLTVKDFLALGLGTILSTSIFTLPGLVAANYTGPAVVVSFLLAAVVAGLVAMNYAEMASVLPFAGSAYSWISVLFGKFWGWVVGWALLAEYLIAVAFVAAGLSANVQGLISPLGWKLPNALAFPLGTNGGVFDLIAVLVVAIVTFILLRGDSETTKVANILVVLKLLAIVVFVVVGATAIKAQNYVPFFPKPHPNADGTMFGGWQGIYAGISTIFLSYIGFDSIASNSAEAKNPQKTMPRGIIGSLIIGTLFFVAVSLVLVGMFKYTMYANNAEPVGWALRQQGHVIIASVVQAIAVVGMLVALIGMMMAGSRLIYSFGRDKMLPQKLGRLNHKNIPSNALWIITAVGVIMGAVFPFTFLAQLISAGTLIAFMAVSLAMYPLRKREGKSLPTAAYRQPFFPILPILGFLGSLMVFLGLDIQAKIYSIIWFLIGVIVYFAYGYKNADSKLPPDRDDEIEENL; this comes from the coding sequence ATGAAAAACATTTTCAAAAAAATGAACGAAAAGGTTGATTTTCGGTTTTATGCCAACAAGGATCAAAAACTGGAAAAAACCTTAACCGTGAAAGACTTTTTAGCACTGGGGTTAGGAACGATTCTATCCACGTCAATCTTCACCTTACCAGGACTAGTGGCCGCCAACTATACCGGTCCAGCAGTGGTTGTTTCATTCTTACTGGCAGCCGTCGTCGCTGGGTTAGTGGCCATGAACTACGCCGAAATGGCCTCAGTTCTACCCTTTGCTGGTTCGGCCTACTCCTGGATTTCCGTGTTATTCGGTAAATTTTGGGGCTGGGTCGTGGGCTGGGCCCTACTCGCCGAATACTTGATTGCCGTGGCCTTCGTGGCGGCTGGTTTATCGGCCAACGTCCAGGGGTTAATTTCTCCCTTGGGTTGGAAATTACCCAACGCCTTAGCCTTTCCCCTCGGAACTAACGGTGGGGTCTTTGACCTAATTGCCGTCCTCGTAGTGGCCATCGTTACCTTCATTTTGCTACGGGGAGACTCAGAAACGACTAAGGTGGCCAACATCCTTGTAGTCCTAAAGCTACTTGCAATTGTAGTTTTTGTTGTAGTCGGAGCCACTGCCATTAAAGCCCAAAACTACGTTCCTTTCTTCCCAAAGCCACATCCAAACGCCGATGGCACCATGTTTGGTGGCTGGCAGGGAATCTACGCTGGAATCTCAACCATCTTCTTGTCCTACATCGGGTTTGATTCGATTGCGTCTAACTCGGCAGAAGCTAAGAATCCCCAGAAAACGATGCCCCGTGGAATCATTGGTTCCCTCATCATTGGAACTCTCTTTTTCGTAGCGGTATCTCTCGTCTTAGTGGGGATGTTTAAGTACACGATGTACGCTAACAACGCCGAACCAGTTGGATGGGCGCTCCGGCAACAAGGCCACGTTATCATTGCATCAGTCGTGCAAGCAATTGCCGTCGTCGGAATGCTCGTTGCTTTGATTGGAATGATGATGGCCGGTTCCCGGTTAATTTACTCCTTTGGGCGTGATAAAATGCTCCCCCAAAAGCTGGGTCGCTTAAATCACAAGAACATCCCGTCCAATGCCCTCTGGATTATTACTGCGGTGGGTGTGATCATGGGAGCCGTTTTCCCCTTCACCTTCCTCGCCCAATTAATTTCTGCTGGAACCTTGATTGCCTTCATGGCCGTTTCATTAGCAATGTACCCTTTGCGCAAACGCGAAGGTAAATCCTTACCAACTGCCGCTTATCGGCAACCATTCTTCCCCATCTTGCCCATTCTTGGCTTCCTGGGTTCGCTCATGGTCTTCTTGGGCTTAGATATTCAAGCTAAAATTTATTCCATCATTTGGTTCTTAATCGGCGTCATCGTTTACTTTGCGTATGGTTACAAGAATGCTGATTCCAAACTTCCTCCTGACCGTGATGATGAAATCGAAGAAAACCTGTAA
- a CDS encoding MFS transporter, translating into MKSFRAQTLILIAIAFTLGMSEFIIIGVLGDIAHTFHISFAQVGFLTTVFALIYAISTPILSLLIGKRPLKQVMNVVLGIFICGNGLSALAPNFMVLTISRIITALVSGVTISITITFAPHIAPLTKRAWIVAWVFSGFSIASVFGVPAGTWLSGLLGWRLIFLLIAGLALLVLGSFDLALPGTLHQQPGQHFSEQFHILTDRRILLGVLIPVFNLGGVYVVYTYVTPILTNHFGYSLSFVTIFLVLYGIASLFSNQYSGNLAANHGLQRSLKFYGLQLVAMLLTSLCFNVAWVVMGAILIMGFTIYLAGSTLQLFYMSIAEADYPQSLVLASSFNPIFSNLGIAVGSACGSLIVGHLGMDALGFGGAALTASGLFTTWYLTFHLLKNHNYG; encoded by the coding sequence ATGAAATCATTTCGCGCCCAAACCCTCATTCTGATTGCCATCGCCTTCACCTTGGGGATGAGCGAATTTATCATCATCGGGGTCTTAGGTGACATTGCCCATACTTTTCACATTAGTTTTGCGCAGGTCGGATTTTTAACCACCGTTTTTGCGCTCATCTATGCCATCTCAACTCCCATTTTATCGCTTTTAATTGGAAAACGCCCCCTCAAACAGGTTATGAACGTCGTGCTCGGAATTTTCATTTGTGGCAACGGTCTTTCTGCTCTCGCACCGAACTTTATGGTGCTGACCATTAGTCGGATCATAACCGCCCTCGTGTCCGGGGTCACGATCTCGATTACGATTACCTTTGCCCCCCACATTGCCCCGCTAACAAAGCGGGCTTGGATTGTAGCCTGGGTCTTTTCCGGCTTCAGCATTGCGTCGGTCTTTGGCGTTCCCGCGGGGACCTGGTTAAGTGGGCTGTTAGGCTGGCGGCTGATTTTCCTTCTCATTGCCGGACTGGCACTACTAGTCTTGGGTAGCTTTGATCTGGCCTTGCCAGGCACGCTTCACCAACAACCGGGACAACATTTTAGCGAACAGTTTCACATTCTCACGGATCGCCGGATTCTACTGGGCGTGTTAATTCCCGTTTTTAATTTGGGAGGCGTATACGTCGTTTATACCTACGTAACCCCCATCTTAACGAACCACTTTGGCTACAGTCTGAGCTTTGTGACCATCTTCTTAGTTCTGTATGGAATTGCCTCGTTATTCAGTAACCAGTATAGTGGAAATTTAGCAGCTAACCACGGCTTACAACGGAGCCTCAAATTTTATGGTCTGCAGTTAGTGGCCATGCTACTAACGTCGCTCTGCTTTAACGTTGCCTGGGTAGTGATGGGCGCCATCCTAATCATGGGCTTTACCATTTATCTGGCTGGGTCTACGTTACAACTTTTTTACATGTCCATTGCGGAGGCTGATTATCCCCAATCACTGGTGCTGGCTTCGTCTTTCAATCCCATCTTTAGCAACCTAGGCATTGCCGTTGGGTCAGCCTGTGGGAGCTTGATTGTCGGCCATTTGGGCATGGATGCGCTCGGATTCGGTGGGGCCGCTTTAACTGCCAGTGGCTTGTTCACGACCTGGTATTTAACGTTCCACCTCTTAAAAAATCATAATTATGGTTGA
- a CDS encoding ArnT family glycosyltransferase gives MTTKPHHLARWRALFLLGWSALLIGIFSYSSPLYDFNYTGDNNNYLTVGKALMHGLVTYRDVFEQKGPYVYLLYGIASRISFTTFWGAAVLEVLGLWLILLGTQSLARRWFTSRGALIIASAAPLLVLMEPYYSYGGTVEFWVYPAVLSAFLVVVTAQQLPDLSRSMWLGQGVLVGVVFLSKYSLLGTWVAFFGFLTVWLMWQRNWLGIWRMVQGAGTGFLLSVVPWLWYFTARHGLSAFVRVYFVDNLTLYSKNQGTPLVKILHSGAALGHFLVVEQPGLLLLVVVGLIWLARFSTFATPTKWLLVTMMLSGAVLALYGGQFGPYYDLAYFPSILVCAIWTLVAIRNWKVLANLQLCKIPFKRTMVVALGGIFVGLLLVNQNPWMSRLVPNNPSVTLHPTSQRQVPAQIQFGRIMRNESHGRPTLLTFDFLENGFYLTSGAYPTVYFFEKNNIPEQKLPAMLATGVRALRRKQVEWVVLATPPTAHWEQAPNLQTRGGRAGISAVHQNYHLVATHSQLSQGNPTKYWLFRRN, from the coding sequence ATGACAACGAAACCGCACCACTTAGCAAGGTGGCGAGCACTCTTCCTGTTAGGCTGGAGTGCCCTTTTGATTGGAATTTTTTCGTATAGTTCGCCACTATACGATTTTAACTACACGGGCGATAACAATAATTACCTAACGGTGGGTAAAGCCTTGATGCACGGACTAGTGACCTACCGGGACGTGTTTGAACAAAAGGGTCCCTACGTTTACTTGTTGTATGGAATTGCGAGTCGGATTTCGTTTACCACCTTTTGGGGGGCGGCGGTTTTGGAGGTGCTCGGCCTCTGGCTAATTTTACTGGGAACCCAATCCTTAGCCCGTCGGTGGTTTACATCCCGTGGAGCACTAATAATTGCCAGTGCGGCGCCCCTGTTAGTGCTGATGGAACCTTACTATAGTTACGGCGGGACTGTCGAATTTTGGGTCTATCCAGCAGTTTTGAGTGCGTTTTTAGTGGTGGTCACAGCCCAGCAGCTTCCTGATTTATCGCGCTCCATGTGGTTGGGGCAGGGGGTATTAGTTGGAGTGGTGTTTTTATCTAAGTACAGCCTGTTGGGAACCTGGGTAGCGTTCTTTGGTTTTCTAACGGTGTGGCTGATGTGGCAACGGAACTGGCTGGGAATCTGGCGGATGGTACAGGGAGCGGGAACAGGATTTTTGCTCAGTGTTGTGCCCTGGCTGTGGTATTTTACGGCCCGGCATGGCTTGTCCGCGTTTGTTCGGGTTTACTTTGTGGATAATTTGACCCTCTATAGTAAGAACCAGGGCACGCCGCTGGTGAAAATCCTGCATTCCGGAGCAGCGCTCGGCCACTTTTTGGTGGTTGAGCAACCTGGATTACTACTGTTGGTCGTCGTTGGTCTAATTTGGTTGGCGCGTTTTTCCACCTTTGCAACCCCCACAAAGTGGTTGTTAGTTACAATGATGCTGAGTGGGGCTGTCTTAGCTTTATACGGGGGCCAGTTTGGACCATATTATGACTTGGCGTACTTTCCGAGCATCCTCGTCTGTGCCATTTGGACCCTAGTAGCGATTAGAAACTGGAAGGTCCTTGCCAACCTGCAATTGTGTAAGATTCCGTTTAAACGAACCATGGTAGTAGCTTTAGGGGGAATCTTTGTCGGGTTATTGCTGGTAAATCAGAATCCGTGGATGTCGCGGCTGGTCCCGAATAACCCTTCGGTAACGTTGCATCCCACGTCCCAGCGACAGGTTCCAGCCCAAATTCAATTTGGCCGAATCATGCGCAACGAGAGTCATGGGCGGCCTACGCTACTCACGTTTGATTTTTTAGAAAACGGTTTTTATCTAACCTCTGGGGCGTATCCGACCGTTTATTTTTTTGAGAAAAATAACATTCCTGAGCAAAAGTTACCCGCCATGTTAGCAACGGGGGTTCGGGCGCTGCGCCGGAAACAAGTTGAGTGGGTGGTGCTGGCTACGCCACCAACGGCCCACTGGGAGCAGGCCCCAAATCTACAAACTAGGGGTGGACGTGCTGGAATCAGCGCGGTGCACCAGAACTATCACTTGGTTGCGACCCATAGCCAGCTATCCCAGGGGAATCCCACGAAGTACTGGCTATTTCGGCGTAATTAA
- a CDS encoding ABC transporter permease yields the protein MGEKMNPNNFRNQSIGLRGMLIVILNEFKAFKSNLGSLVYMTIQPFLYYAFLVMGISYSIGPVKYRGLELPYSAYAVVGVIGLIMTMQMSNAIYRSTVDKQFGLMAIKFLSGVKPVYYVLGMSNFPIMGYLYQSLILYFILILTGINSYVPNFIVAVLVGTLMLIFWSSLGIFCSAMFKNYQQRDIVIQLVFAPIAFTAPSFYLDGFGPKYLILLSDINPLTYQLRALRSIAYGKWDISLIIISLIPTIIMFIVTCATLKRIHLTLQER from the coding sequence ATGGGAGAAAAAATGAATCCAAACAACTTTAGAAATCAATCAATTGGATTAAGGGGAATGTTAATCGTCATTTTAAATGAATTTAAGGCATTTAAAAGTAATTTAGGGTCCTTGGTCTATATGACCATCCAACCGTTTTTATATTACGCTTTTCTAGTTATGGGAATATCATATTCAATTGGACCAGTAAAATATAGAGGTTTAGAGCTGCCTTACTCAGCCTATGCAGTTGTTGGTGTAATTGGATTAATTATGACAATGCAAATGTCTAATGCCATTTATCGAAGTACTGTTGATAAACAATTTGGGTTAATGGCAATTAAATTCCTTAGTGGCGTTAAACCAGTTTATTATGTCTTAGGCATGAGTAACTTCCCAATTATGGGGTATTTATATCAGTCCTTAATTTTATATTTTATTTTAATCCTAACCGGGATTAATTCATACGTGCCTAACTTTATAGTCGCTGTACTAGTAGGAACCTTAATGTTAATTTTTTGGAGTTCATTAGGCATTTTTTGTAGCGCCATGTTTAAAAACTATCAGCAAAGAGATATCGTGATTCAATTAGTATTTGCTCCAATTGCATTTACTGCTCCCTCGTTTTATTTAGATGGATTTGGTCCTAAATATTTAATCTTGTTGTCGGACATTAATCCCTTAACATATCAACTAAGAGCTCTTCGCTCAATTGCATATGGAAAATGGGATATAAGTTTAATTATTATTTCTTTAATTCCAACAATTATCATGTTTATAGTTACCTGCGCTACTTTAAAAAGAATCCATTTGACCTTACAGGAAAGATAA
- a CDS encoding metal ABC transporter ATP-binding protein: MPKIDINCPKIGYRSETKPVLSDVQLNLRGGNIYALVGANGAGKSTLINTMIGVLQPISGAISLDLDHLQTPVFSKIGFCHQFPLVDWFTRVSDNVILGPLLSGKGLKESKEKTNFFLKLLGIYDLRNRAMDHISGGQQQRVQLARELSKAPDIYLLDEPTTGLDVETSEKLFQFLKTRAAEGKLVLISSHDLTLIEEYSNKIIFIDEGKIKFKGEMDKFVNSNGPQNDIKITTSGNGFKAKTLTELEHAHQLSNHIITIQKSALLNTINVLAKNNEVIAKIETIQPSLREQYLTIMKKNGRKNESKQL; encoded by the coding sequence ATGCCAAAAATAGACATTAATTGCCCAAAAATCGGTTATCGTTCCGAAACCAAGCCCGTCTTGTCTGACGTACAGCTTAATCTTAGGGGCGGAAACATTTATGCCCTAGTAGGAGCTAATGGAGCAGGAAAATCTACGTTAATTAATACCATGATTGGGGTATTACAACCAATTAGTGGAGCGATTTCACTCGATCTCGATCATTTACAAACGCCGGTCTTTTCTAAAATTGGTTTTTGTCATCAATTCCCTTTAGTGGATTGGTTTACTAGAGTATCTGATAACGTAATTTTAGGTCCCCTCTTATCTGGTAAAGGTTTGAAGGAAAGCAAAGAAAAAACTAACTTCTTCTTAAAATTATTAGGTATCTATGATTTAAGGAATCGAGCAATGGATCATATTTCTGGCGGACAACAACAAAGAGTCCAACTTGCTAGGGAATTATCCAAAGCACCAGACATCTATTTATTGGATGAGCCAACAACGGGCTTAGATGTTGAAACTTCTGAAAAATTATTTCAATTTTTAAAAACAAGAGCAGCTGAGGGCAAATTGGTCTTAATCTCTAGTCATGATTTAACACTCATTGAAGAATATTCCAATAAAATCATCTTTATTGATGAAGGAAAAATAAAATTCAAAGGTGAAATGGATAAATTTGTAAATTCTAACGGTCCACAAAATGATATTAAAATCACTACTAGTGGAAATGGATTTAAAGCAAAAACATTAACAGAACTTGAACATGCTCATCAGCTAAGCAATCATATAATTACAATTCAAAAAAGTGCTTTACTGAATACAATTAACGTATTAGCCAAAAATAATGAAGTCATTGCAAAAATTGAGACGATCCAACCTAGTCTAAGAGAACAATATTTAACAATTATGAAGAAAAATGGGAGAAAAAATGAATCCAAACAACTTTAG
- a CDS encoding DUF2507 domain-containing protein has translation MSKQNQSDFNKYQALVPNLSGWNSFILRDELLPDLLQDDLGDILYWAGKNLALKFPVTPADLPAFFTANQWGTLIQQTATEQKKVWNLSGPVVTTRLKMNKDCDFMLETGFLAQTQEQSSGWISEAEAKKKLNGSITITVVSDPNQPAPDRSFQPPVTLKQPEQA, from the coding sequence ATGAGTAAACAGAACCAGAGTGATTTTAATAAGTACCAAGCGCTCGTCCCCAATTTAAGTGGCTGGAATAGCTTTATTTTGCGTGACGAGCTCCTCCCTGATCTCTTGCAGGATGATCTTGGAGATATTTTATACTGGGCCGGGAAAAATCTGGCCCTTAAGTTTCCGGTAACCCCGGCCGATTTGCCCGCCTTTTTTACTGCTAACCAGTGGGGCACTTTAATCCAGCAGACGGCTACGGAGCAAAAAAAGGTCTGGAATCTCAGTGGTCCCGTGGTAACCACGCGCTTAAAAATGAATAAGGATTGCGATTTTATGTTGGAAACCGGGTTCCTCGCCCAAACTCAGGAACAAAGTAGCGGGTGGATTTCTGAGGCCGAGGCCAAAAAGAAACTAAACGGTTCCATCACCATTACCGTGGTGTCTGATCCGAACCAACCTGCCCCTGACCGGTCTTTTCAACCACCAGTTACCTTAAAGCAACCCGAACAAGCGTAA
- the murI gene encoding glutamate racemase produces the protein MNSAPLAFMDSGVGGLTILKPAMLRLPSESTVFFGDEAHLPYGEKQPQQVIDYALAIGRFFATRHAKMMIIACNTASALALPTLQTQLPFPVLGVVEPGSQTAVQASSNHKIGVIATRATVTSHAYRDAIHRLNPTAEVVEVACPTFIPLVEKGQYSGQAVRDLIAAGLQPLQGSGIDTLVLGCTHFPIIRDLIQAELGPGVTLVDPGAATIEQATQWLTEHDQLAEDRTPSHDYYTSRDPAHFQRVGSEWLKRKVEAQLVTPNQLTQDD, from the coding sequence ATGAACTCAGCGCCACTTGCTTTTATGGATTCCGGCGTCGGGGGGTTGACCATTTTAAAACCAGCGATGTTGCGGTTACCAAGTGAAAGTACGGTATTTTTTGGGGACGAAGCGCATCTTCCGTATGGTGAGAAACAACCGCAGCAGGTGATTGATTATGCACTAGCCATCGGCCGTTTTTTTGCTACCCGCCACGCTAAAATGATGATTATCGCCTGTAATACCGCCTCGGCTTTAGCGCTACCAACGTTACAAACTCAGTTACCATTTCCAGTGCTTGGGGTGGTGGAACCAGGAAGCCAAACGGCCGTGCAAGCAAGTTCCAATCACAAGATTGGGGTAATTGCGACGCGGGCAACCGTGACCAGTCATGCTTACCGCGATGCTATCCACCGATTGAACCCAACAGCGGAAGTAGTTGAAGTAGCTTGTCCGACCTTTATTCCGTTAGTAGAAAAAGGTCAGTACAGCGGGCAAGCAGTTCGGGATCTGATTGCAGCCGGGTTGCAACCGCTCCAGGGAAGCGGGATTGATACACTCGTGTTAGGATGTACGCACTTTCCAATCATTCGGGACCTAATCCAAGCGGAACTTGGTCCAGGGGTAACCCTAGTTGATCCTGGAGCAGCAACCATTGAGCAAGCCACCCAGTGGTTAACTGAACATGATCAGCTGGCTGAAGACCGAACCCCGTCCCATGATTACTATACTTCTCGTGATCCCGCCCACTTTCAACGGGTTGGATCAGAATGGCTAAAACGAAAGGTGGAAGCTCAGTTGGTAACGCCAAACCAACTAACTCAAGATGACTAA
- a CDS encoding XTP/dITP diphosphatase, which yields MTNDKEIVIASGNQNKIREFTEMLAPLGFQVKSTADFTELPAIAETGTSFEENATIKAQTVAQALQVPVLADDSGLVVPAINGEPGIYSARYAGDHDDDANNRKLLQRLQHSDDRNAYFHTSLVVMKPTGEKLHVTGIVSGEILTAPRGQNGFGYDPLFYVPALNKTLAELTDAEKNQISHRGRALEKLQQVLMDWW from the coding sequence ATGACTAATGACAAAGAAATTGTAATTGCCTCTGGCAATCAAAATAAGATTCGGGAATTTACAGAAATGTTGGCGCCGTTGGGCTTTCAGGTCAAGTCCACGGCTGATTTTACGGAGCTACCTGCCATTGCCGAAACCGGAACCAGTTTTGAAGAAAACGCGACCATTAAAGCCCAAACGGTTGCCCAAGCGTTACAGGTACCGGTGCTGGCCGATGATTCTGGTCTGGTGGTTCCTGCCATTAACGGCGAACCGGGGATTTATTCCGCACGTTATGCCGGCGATCATGATGATGACGCCAATAATCGGAAGTTACTTCAGCGATTACAGCACTCAGATGATCGCAATGCGTATTTTCACACCTCCCTGGTGGTAATGAAGCCAACCGGAGAGAAGTTGCACGTCACGGGGATTGTATCCGGTGAAATCTTAACCGCGCCGCGGGGTCAAAATGGCTTTGGGTATGATCCGTTATTTTACGTCCCCGCGTTAAACAAGACGCTTGCAGAACTAACGGATGCCGAAAAGAATCAGATTAGTCATCGGGGTCGGGCCTTGGAAAAGTTGCAACAGGTACTGATGGATTGGTGGTAA
- a CDS encoding mechanosensitive ion channel family protein gives MPIPVVMQQNNSQLVHYTNNNFINNYLNSFNWNQILATLTSKVITIVLLSILFLLIARVGRSIIYHIFHHADVKKAQQPDPTKSAGRNRGKTIYSLLQNAYNYVIIFFWLYSILSVMGIPVGTLIAGAGIFSLAIGLGAQGFVSDIVSGFFILAERQIEVGEHVTINAIDGIVSAVGLRTTQIRSSDGTLNFIPNRNITSIANLSRGNLTTLVDIRITPDAPIKKIETIMDQVNEDQAGKDHNVIGDPLVFGTVYLADGSLAVQACIACKSGSEDNVQANYLQAYLTALQQAGIELPLSPQTVQPPKKPTPPASSQATASPFKMK, from the coding sequence ATGCCAATCCCAGTTGTAATGCAACAAAATAACAGTCAGTTGGTACACTACACTAACAATAATTTTATCAACAACTATCTTAATAGTTTTAATTGGAATCAAATTTTAGCAACGTTAACTTCCAAAGTAATCACCATTGTGCTCCTCTCGATCCTCTTTTTGCTCATTGCCAGAGTAGGTCGAAGCATTATTTACCATATCTTTCACCATGCCGACGTCAAAAAAGCCCAGCAACCGGATCCTACCAAGTCAGCCGGACGCAACCGCGGTAAAACTATTTATAGTCTGCTCCAAAATGCCTACAACTACGTGATTATTTTCTTCTGGCTCTACTCGATCTTATCAGTAATGGGAATTCCGGTGGGAACGTTAATTGCCGGCGCGGGGATTTTCAGTTTAGCAATTGGACTCGGGGCCCAGGGATTTGTGAGTGATATCGTCAGTGGCTTCTTTATTTTAGCTGAACGCCAAATTGAGGTTGGTGAACACGTGACCATCAATGCCATTGACGGGATTGTGAGTGCCGTCGGGCTCCGCACTACCCAGATTCGGAGTTCCGATGGAACCCTCAATTTCATTCCTAACCGTAACATTACTAGCATCGCCAACCTCTCCCGGGGGAACCTAACCACCCTGGTTGACATCCGAATCACGCCCGATGCCCCAATTAAAAAGATTGAAACAATCATGGACCAGGTTAACGAAGACCAGGCTGGTAAAGATCACAATGTGATTGGCGATCCCTTAGTCTTTGGAACCGTCTACCTTGCGGATGGTTCCCTCGCTGTCCAAGCTTGCATTGCTTGTAAAAGTGGTAGTGAGGATAACGTCCAAGCTAATTACCTCCAAGCTTACCTCACTGCCCTGCAACAAGCGGGAATCGAACTGCCTTTATCACCGCAAACGGTGCAACCACCGAAGAAACCAACTCCGCCGGCTAGTTCGCAAGCCACTGCCTCGCCTTTCAAAATGAAATAA
- a CDS encoding DUF948 domain-containing protein has protein sequence MTIGGIAALIAALAFLLLVIFLCVTLVHVVKVLDGVSQNLEKVTGDINALSHQTDELLGTVNAKINQVDPVFQAAADIGTTVSDVNNGTRKAVENLKKRVELVTKTSVFSIAANQISKHFSKAKQKKQTQTIQPAKTKA, from the coding sequence ATGACAATTGGAGGAATTGCAGCTTTAATCGCTGCTTTAGCATTTTTGCTGTTAGTAATCTTTTTATGCGTTACCTTGGTCCATGTTGTGAAGGTATTGGATGGCGTTTCACAGAACTTAGAAAAAGTAACGGGTGACATTAACGCCCTTAGCCACCAAACGGATGAATTGTTAGGCACTGTCAATGCCAAGATCAACCAAGTTGATCCGGTTTTTCAGGCGGCTGCTGACATTGGCACGACCGTTTCAGACGTGAACAACGGGACGCGAAAAGCCGTGGAAAACTTGAAAAAGCGGGTGGAATTAGTTACCAAAACATCTGTGTTTAGCATTGCGGCCAACCAAATTTCCAAACATTTTTCAAAAGCAAAGCAGAAAAAACAAACCCAAACCATCCAACCAGCAAAAACGAAGGCTTAA